The Clostridia bacterium genome contains the following window.
TCCTGCCACGGCAGCAAACCAAGCGGAGTGAACGCAGCGCCAGGATCGCAATAAACGTCCTTGCCATTGACTTTGACGAGTACAACATTGGAATTCAACTTGTTGGCGTCCATGGCTCGGGGATCAAAAAAGTAATTGCTGCGATCGGAAACCATGACTCCATAGGCCTCGATGCCGGCAGCGCGGACGAGTCCCAGGAAAACCCACGTGATCTCGACCCCGTTGCCGTAACCCCGCTTCCAGACCTCCTCCACGTTGGAAGCATTCTTTTCCTTGCTGCGCTTTTGCTCTTGCTCGGTTTTGCGGACTTCGAAAGACGTGTTTCGAAGCTGCTGCACGCGCGCATAGATCTTCTGCAATTTCAGTTCGGGCGAGTCGGTCGCGGACACGATCTGCGTGACGGCCTGTTCCATGGCCTTGCGACTATCGACGAAACTCTCCATCTTGTCGTTTAGTTTCTTCCCTCTTTTCTTCCAGAACCGGACGGGATCCATTTCGAGGTGGTCCTGGGTATAGGTGAAGTCGACACGCGCCTTCAGTTCCGTTTCCGGTGGCATGAAATCTTCGGTGCGGAAGCCGGGAATGTTGTTCACCTGGAGGCGGACGAAATTGTCGATACCTTGCTTGGGAGCCTCGGTCCCTGGCGGCAGAAGCTGCCATGTCCAACGCAGATGGAAGTTGTCGGACGGGTTGGTGTAAGGCTTGAGCGAGAATCTCGCTAACTTGGTGAACAGCTCATTGCTGAGGATCCAGTGGGAATTAAAGACGTAGTGCTCTTCCAGGACAATGGTGTATGAGTACTCGATGATGCTACCGCCCTGAACGTCGGGAAGGGTGAAGGTCTTTGCGAAGTACTTCAGGCCCTTGGCCTTGGTAATGGCTTTCTCATAGACTTTGCCCTGGAAGTCGACGATGGTGCCGTCTGGGCGAATGGTGCGCGCCTTCAGGGCAACAACGTCGCCGCCACCAAGTTTGGCGAATGGGATCTCGATGTCGCCATACTTGCGTCCTTCTTCGGTGAGTATCTTGATGCGGAAATAGTTATCTTCATGGGCCGTGACTCCCGTGTCGTCGCGATCGACCTGGCGGAAGAGGACGATGGCCGGGGCACCGGGCGCCAGCGGTTCGCTGGTCATCTTGAGCTCTTCGGGAGAAACTGGCTGGAATCCCTGGCTCGCGCTTGCTAATGATGAAGTGCCGAGTACCATGAAAAATGCGCATGAAAGAATCGCAACCAAATGACGAAGCTGCACGATAGCTCCCTTTACATATGGCGTTTATGCATATAGGCGTTACTCTCGCCGCAGCAGATTAGCGTATAGCGAACATGATTGCCATACTAAATAGCTGTCGACAACATCGCCCTTACTTGGCGTCCTATCGTGAGGT
Protein-coding sequences here:
- a CDS encoding DUF3857 domain-containing protein, which encodes MTSEPLAPGAPAIVLFRQVDRDDTGVTAHEDNYFRIKILTEEGRKYGDIEIPFAKLGGGDVVALKARTIRPDGTIVDFQGKVYEKAITKAKGLKYFAKTFTLPDVQGGSIIEYSYTIVLEEHYVFNSHWILSNELFTKLARFSLKPYTNPSDNFHLRWTWQLLPPGTEAPKQGIDNFVRLQVNNIPGFRTEDFMPPETELKARVDFTYTQDHLEMDPVRFWKKRGKKLNDKMESFVDSRKAMEQAVTQIVSATDSPELKLQKIYARVQQLRNTSFEVRKTEQEQKRSKEKNASNVEEVWKRGYGNGVEITWVFLGLVRAAGIEAYGVMVSDRSNYFFDPRAMDANKLNSNVVLVKVNGKDVYCDPGAAFTPLGLLPWQETGVGGLRLDKEGGTWIETSVPTSAESRIERKADLKLTDTGDLEGKLTITFVGLEALQRRIEQRHSDEADRKKFLEDQVKEYIPAASEVDLSNKPEWNSSSNLLVAEFAVRIPGWASSAGRRVLLPVGIFSASEKRVFDHAERIHPIYFAFPFQKIDDVTIAVPGNWQTDSVPPAQVQDAKAVVYTLSVDKGNGTLHLTRKLKVDVMLLESKHYPTLRAFFQAVRTGDEEQIILRATGAKGSE